Proteins encoded by one window of Bacillales bacterium:
- a CDS encoding small acid-soluble spore protein H, translated as MNTQRAQEISESPVMANVSYKGVPVYIQHVNEESETARIYPLDEPENEQQVSVAELREDYR; from the coding sequence ATGAACACGCAACGCGCGCAAGAAATTTCCGAATCTCCCGTGATGGCGAACGTTTCCTACAAAGGCGTACCGGTTTACATTCAGCACGTCAATGAAGAAAGCGAAACCGCAAGAATTTATCCGCTCGACGAACCGGAAAACGAACAGCAAGTATCGGTAGCCGAATTGCGAGAAGACTACCGGTAA